The following are from one region of the Tachysurus fulvidraco isolate hzauxx_2018 chromosome 15, HZAU_PFXX_2.0, whole genome shotgun sequence genome:
- the mrc2 gene encoding C-type mannose receptor 2 isoform X1 — MHDQEKTKSARRDVFHICRCTLYLLLLCLGPKIALTAHESDSDTFAFFHEGVRGCLAVRDHALYLTTSCDSDTQLWKWVTRNRLFNIGSSLCLGVRMGNGNATSVLPRLSVYRCDREPTLVRWSWSCSKFLDDLSTYLPNPNPPRDDRNVLAARTSPVAGSTRWRLYGDEQDLCAKTYREIYTIQGNSHGHPCYLPFLYDGHWFHSCTSVGREDGHLWCATTHDYGKDERWGFCPVKSADCETFWDTDSLMDNCYQFNFQATLSWEEARTSCKQQGAELLSITKVEEQSYINGFLTGYSSTLWLGLNDLDLNGGWQWSDTAPLKYLNWETDQPNHEDEQNCGVIRTESSGRWQNRDCSMALPYICKKRPNATLDPFTTDSWTDDGGYQCDIGWQNFQAGCYRLNSEKLDWNYAEKNCQKMDAHLVSIHTLPELEFINMHMKRDVEEVWIGLHDTMMQMNFVWTDHTPVIFTYWHPFEPNNFLNTQEDCVIMWGPEGRWNDNPCNSSLPSICKKTAQKIDGPIQDHGCRQGWKWHNPACFWVGEESVTFNNARRVCASYNATLAVINNRFEQAFVNSLVFGRSDDHFWLGLNNQNSTGPFRWLTGEQLTYTNWNRDQPAPFKGGCVAMATGHATGLWEVKECASARSKYICRQDKGSSFSPIPPQPQPTPPLTGSCPPDWKSSSTLHYCYKVFHAGDLEKKLTWIQAHMFCQRHGAELVSFGSPDEETFVFQILHETFGEEEDHEQHWLWIGISRRISDSWTWSDGTAVSYQNFGRGPYSSALCGAANVADMNWVKADCNSELDWLCKIPKGIAEVEPGPSEDSGLDWVDFQEAQYKLFEHRTTWGQAQRICSWFGASLVSIHSASEKQFLASTLRKMSRIDSDLWWIGLHTFENDGRFRWSDHSVLNYVSWGLGQPRPLTRDRKCVHISASKGEWADKKCHLDMPYVCKRVNVTGTPPPTPPPPLIPSGCPDAWSPFLHKCYKVFGKEESRRVTWSAARMMCQSQGATLATVPTHIEQAFLVTLMPNSSFHLWLGLTSDSQGHFKWAEPGLLSYTNWGPGEPVTNGGQNKSPTNCVVLLHISPHRTTGMWASRGCESEKHGYICMKNKDPAIPPGVDPLPPVPEGQLEFKGKQYRLLQARLDWEGALHVCESVNGSLASVRDPQQQAYLTLLLNALRKPAWIALHSDGGRGYKWLGEDEVTFSNWRDREPNLMAGCGHMTTNGQWTMSSCNIKLDATICELNTERAVDHRWMYPGHCLQTVGDWAWVPFRNSCYAFNLNQLRLQHDAEHACKKVRAELLSVLDENENGFVWEHIQSYQEQAHGAWLGMTFSTKVGGSLQWPDSSVVEYTNWEQQDGNLSMLSANSCFWVQSNTGLWKPGSCKNRTHGVICKRPRGLEASVVAADVDHLPALVLILLALLVLIALIVGGVYLYRRNSPGSSGSYEGARYSRTNLTPSEEAEKNILVSDMELNEQGE, encoded by the exons ATGCATGATCAGGAAAAGACGAAAAGCGCACGGAGGGATGTGTTTCACATTTgcagatgcactttatatttattgcttttatgcCTGGGACCGAAAATTGCCCTCACAG CACATGAGTCCGACTCTGACACGTTTGCCTTTTTCCATGAGGGGGTGCGGGGCTGTTTGGCCGTTCGAGACCATGCGCTCTACCTTACAACATCCTGTGATAGTGACACTCAACTCTGGAAGTGGGTCACCCGGAATCGTCTCTTTAACATAGGCTCCTCCCTCTGTCTGGGCGTCAGGATGGGAAATGGGAACGCCACAAGTGTTTTGCCTCGACTCAGCGTGTACCGGTGTGACCGCGAACCCACTTTGGTCCGGTGGTCGTGGAGCTGCAGCAAGTTCCTGGATGACCTCAGCACCTATTTGCCAAATCCGAACCCACCTAGAGATGACCGCAATGTCTTAGCTGCTCGGACCTCTCCAGTAGCTGGAAGCACACGGTGGAGACTTTACGGTGACGAGCAGGACCTTTGTGCCAAAACATATCGTG AAATCTACACCATCCAGGGAAACTCTCATGGACACCCGTGTTACCTGCCTTTTCTATATGATGGACACTGGTTCCACAGCTGCACCAGTGTGGGGAGAGAGGACGGCCATCTCTGGTGCGCCACCACACACGACTACGGCAAAGACGAACGCTGGGGATTCTGTCCTGTTAAGA gTGCAGACTGTGAGACATTCTGGGACACAGACTCTCTGATGGATAACTGCTACCAGTTTAATTTCCAGGCCACACTCTCTTGGGAGGAGGCTCGCACCAGCTGCaaacagcagggggcagaactGCTGAGCATCACCAAGGTGGAGGAGCAGAGCTACATCAATG GTTTCCTTACTGGTTACAGCTCCACTCTGTGGTTGGGTCTGAATGATCTGGACCTCAACGGAGGCTGGCAGTGGTCCGACACTGCTCCTCTCAAATATCTCAACTGGGAGACAG aTCAGCCAAACCACGAGGATGAGCAGAATTGTGGTGTGATCCGTACCGAGAGCTCAGGGCGCTGGCAGAACAGAGACTGCTCCATGGCACTGCCTTACATATGCAAGAAACGGCCCAATGCCACCCTCGACCCGTTCACCACag ACTCCTGGACAGACGATGGGGGGTACCAGTGTGATATCGGCTGGCAGAATTTCCAGGCTGGCTGCTACCGACTGAACTCAGAAAAGCTGGACTGGAATTATGCCGAAAAAAACTGCCAGAAGATGGACGCCCACTTAGTCAGCATCCACACACTCCCGGAGCTGGAGTTTATTAATATGCACATGAAAAGAG ATGTAGAAGAGGTGTGGATCGGACTGCATGATACCATGATGCAGATGAATTTTGTGTGGACTGACCATACTCCTGTTATCTTCACCTACTGGCACCCATTTGAGCCCAACAACTTTCTGAACACACAGGAGGACTGTGTCATCATGTGGGGTCCT gAAGGCCGCTGGAATGATAACCCCTGCAATTCCTCTTTACCTTCCATCTGTAAAAAAACAGCTCAGAAGATAGATGGACCGATCCAAGACCACGGGTGCAGACAG GGATGGAAGTGGCACAATCCTGCATGTTTCTGGGTTGGAGAGGAGTCCGTAACTTTCAATAATGCTAGACGAGTGTGTGCTAGCTACAATGCAACATTAGCCGTCATCAACAACAG GTTCGAACAGGCGTTTGTGAACAGCTTGGTGTTTGGCCGTTCAGACGATCATTTCTGGCTGGGGCTGAATAATCAGAACAGCACTGGGCCTTTCCGCTGGCTCACCGGGGAGCAACTGACATACACCAACTGGAACAGAGATCagccag CTCCATTTAAAGGTGGATGTGTAGCCATGGCAACAGGCCATGCTACAGGCCTGTGGGAGGTGAAGGAGTGTGCAAGTGCACGCTCCAAGTACATCTGCAGACAGGACAAGGGCTCTTCATTTTCCCCAATTCCCCCTCAGCCCCAACCTACACCCCCTCTCACAGGGTCCTGCCCCCCTGATTGGAAGAGTTCCAGCACATTGCATTACTGCTACAAG gtcttTCATGCCGGTGACCTAGAGAAGAAGCTCACATGGATTCAGGCTCACATGTTCTGTCAGAGGCACGGTGCTGAACTAGTCAGCTTTGGCAGCCCAGATGAAGAAACCTTTGTGTTTCAGATCCTCCACGAGACTTTTgg agaggaagaggatcATGAACAACACTGGCTCTGGATAGGTATATCTCGCCGAATCAGTGACAGCTGGACATGGAGTGATGGAACAGCT GTGTCATATCAGAACTTTGGTAGGGGTCCGTATAGCTCGGCACTGTGTGGAGCTGCAAACGTGGCTGATATGAACTGGGTGAAGGCTGATTGCAATTCTGAACTAGACTGGCTCTGCAAAATACCTAAAg GGATAGCTGAGGTGGAGCCTGGGCCTTCTGAAg ACTCTGGTCTGGACTGGGTTGATTTCCAGGAAGCTCAGTATAAGCTGTTTGAGCATCGCACCACATGGGGGCAGGCCCAGAGGATCTGTTCATGGTTTGGCGCCTCACTCGTCTCCATACATTCTGCCAGTGAGAAACAGTTCCTGGCAAGCACTCTGcgcaag ATGTCAAGGATTGATAGTGATCTCTGGTGGATTGGACTACACACATTTGAGAACGATGGACGTTTCCGGTGGTCTGATCACTCTGTGCTCAACTACGTGTCCTGGGGACTTGGCCAACCACGTCCCCTCACTAGAGACCGCAAGTGTGTCCACATATCTGCATCTAAAG ggGAATGGGCAGATAAAAAGTGTCATTTAGATATGCCctatgtgtgtaagagagtaaATGTCACCGGCACACCTCCTcccactcctcctcctcctctcatcCCATCCGGTTGTCCTGATGCCTGGAGTCCATTCCTGCACAAg tGTTATAAGGTGTTTGGGAAAGAGGAGTCGAGGCGTGTCACATGGTCCGCTGCCCGCATGATGTGCCAGTCTCAAGGGGCAACACTAGCCACAGTGCCCACTCACATTGAGCAAG CATTCCTGGTGACTCTGATGCCCAACTCGAGTTTTCATCTGTGGTTGGGGCTTACGTCAGATTCCCAAGGACACTTTAAATGGGCGGAGCCTGGTCTTCTTAGCTATACAAACTGGGGCCCTGGGGAGCCAGTGACCAACGGTGGACAAAACAAAAGTCca ACTAATTGTGTGGTGCTACTCCATATTAGTCCTCACAGAACCACAGGAATGTGGGCATCTCGAGGATGTGAATCAGAGAAACATGGCTACATCTGCATGAAAAACAAAG ACCCTGCTATTCCCCCCGGTGTGGACCCTCTTCCCCCTGTTCCTGAGGGGCAGCTGGAGTTTAAGGGCAAACAGTACCGTTTGTTACAGGCACGGCTAGACTGGGAAGGGgctctacatgtgtgtgaatctgtTAATGGTAGTCTGGCCTCGGTACGAGACCCACAGCAGCAAGCATACCTCACACTCCTACTCAATGCCCTCCGCAAACCTGCCTGGATCGCACTACACAGTGATGGG GGCCGTGGTTACAAGTGGCTGGGAGAGGACGAAGTTACTTTCAGCAATTGGCGAGATAGAGAACCTAATCTGATGGCTGGGTGTGGTCACATGACCACCAATGGCCAATGGACTATGTCATCCTGTAATATAAAATTGGATGCAACCATCTGTGAGCTGAATACAG AGCGAGCAGTAGATCACAGGTGGATGTATCCGGGTCACTGCCTTCAGACAGTCGGAGACTGGGCCTGGGTTCCATTCAGAAACTCCTGTTACGCCTTTAACCTCAACCAGTTGCGGCTACAACACGATGCTGAGCACGCCTGCAAGAAAG tgcGAGCAGAGCTACTATCAGTGctggatgagaatgagaatGGTTTTGTTTGGGAACACATTCAGAGCTACCAGGAGCAGGCTCATGGTGCCTGGCTTGGCATGACCTTCAGTACCAAAG TAGGAGGCAGTCTGCAGTGGCCGGACAGTTCGGTGGTGGAGTACACTAACTGGGAGCAGCAGGACGGGAATCTGAGCATGCTCTCTGCTAACAGCTGCTTCTGGGTGCAGAGTAACACAGGGCTCTGGAAGCCTGGATCCTGCAAGAACCGCACACACGGAGTCATCTGTAAACGGCCCCGAG GACTGGAGGCTTCTGTTGTAGCAG cTGATGTAGATCATCTACCTGCTCTCGTTCTCATTCTGCTGGCTCTCCTGGTACTGATTGCTCTGATAGTGGGCGGAGTTTATCTGTATCGTAGGAATAGCCCAGGCTCTTCCGGATCCTACGAGGGCGCTCGTTACAGTCGCACTAACCTCACCCCATCTGAAGAGGCAGAGAAAAATATCCTGGTGTCGGACATGGAGCTAAACGAGCAAGGGGAATAA
- the mrc2 gene encoding C-type mannose receptor 2 isoform X2 — protein MHDQEKTKSARRDVFHICRCTLYLLLLCLGPKIALTAHESDSDTFAFFHEGVRGCLAVRDHALYLTTSCDSDTQLWKWVTRNRLFNIGSSLCLGVRMGNGNATSVLPRLSVYRCDREPTLVRWSWSCSKFLDDLSTYLPNPNPPRDDRNVLAARTSPVAGSTRWRLYGDEQDLCAKTYREIYTIQGNSHGHPCYLPFLYDGHWFHSCTSVGREDGHLWCATTHDYGKDERWGFCPVKSADCETFWDTDSLMDNCYQFNFQATLSWEEARTSCKQQGAELLSITKVEEQSYINGFLTGYSSTLWLGLNDLDLNGGWQWSDTAPLKYLNWETDQPNHEDEQNCGVIRTESSGRWQNRDCSMALPYICKKRPNATLDPFTTDSWTDDGGYQCDIGWQNFQAGCYRLNSEKLDWNYAEKNCQKMDAHLVSIHTLPELEFINMHMKRDVEEVWIGLHDTMMQMNFVWTDHTPVIFTYWHPFEPNNFLNTQEDCVIMWGPEGRWNDNPCNSSLPSICKKTAQKIDGPIQDHGCRQGWKWHNPACFWVGEESVTFNNARRVCASYNATLAVINNRFEQAFVNSLVFGRSDDHFWLGLNNQNSTGPFRWLTGEQLTYTNWNRDQPAPFKGGCVAMATGHATGLWEVKECASARSKYICRQDKGSSFSPIPPQPQPTPPLTGSCPPDWKSSSTLHYCYKVFHAGDLEKKLTWIQAHMFCQRHGAELVSFGSPDEETFVFQILHETFGEEEDHEQHWLWIGISRRISDSWTWSDGTAVSYQNFGRGPYSSALCGAANVADMNWVKADCNSELDWLCKIPKGIAEVEPGPSEDSGLDWVDFQEAQYKLFEHRTTWGQAQRICSWFGASLVSIHSASEKQFLASTLRKMSRIDSDLWWIGLHTFENDGRFRWSDHSVLNYVSWGLGQPRPLTRDRKCVHISASKGEWADKKCHLDMPYVCKRVNVTGTPPPTPPPPLIPSGCPDAWSPFLHKCYKVFGKEESRRVTWSAARMMCQSQGATLATVPTHIEQAFLVTLMPNSSFHLWLGLTSDSQGHFKWAEPGLLSYTNWGPGEPVTNGGQNKSPTNCVVLLHISPHRTTGMWASRGCESEKHGYICMKNKDPAIPPGVDPLPPVPEGQLEFKGKQYRLLQARLDWEGALHVCESVNGSLASVRDPQQQAYLTLLLNALRKPAWIALHSDGGRGYKWLGEDEVTFSNWRDREPNLMAGCGHMTTNGQWTMSSCNIKLDATICELNTERAVDHRWMYPGHCLQTVGDWAWVPFRNSCYAFNLNQLRLQHDAEHACKKVRAELLSVLDENENGFVWEHIQSYQEQAHGAWLGMTFSTKGGSLQWPDSSVVEYTNWEQQDGNLSMLSANSCFWVQSNTGLWKPGSCKNRTHGVICKRPRGLEASVVAADVDHLPALVLILLALLVLIALIVGGVYLYRRNSPGSSGSYEGARYSRTNLTPSEEAEKNILVSDMELNEQGE, from the exons ATGCATGATCAGGAAAAGACGAAAAGCGCACGGAGGGATGTGTTTCACATTTgcagatgcactttatatttattgcttttatgcCTGGGACCGAAAATTGCCCTCACAG CACATGAGTCCGACTCTGACACGTTTGCCTTTTTCCATGAGGGGGTGCGGGGCTGTTTGGCCGTTCGAGACCATGCGCTCTACCTTACAACATCCTGTGATAGTGACACTCAACTCTGGAAGTGGGTCACCCGGAATCGTCTCTTTAACATAGGCTCCTCCCTCTGTCTGGGCGTCAGGATGGGAAATGGGAACGCCACAAGTGTTTTGCCTCGACTCAGCGTGTACCGGTGTGACCGCGAACCCACTTTGGTCCGGTGGTCGTGGAGCTGCAGCAAGTTCCTGGATGACCTCAGCACCTATTTGCCAAATCCGAACCCACCTAGAGATGACCGCAATGTCTTAGCTGCTCGGACCTCTCCAGTAGCTGGAAGCACACGGTGGAGACTTTACGGTGACGAGCAGGACCTTTGTGCCAAAACATATCGTG AAATCTACACCATCCAGGGAAACTCTCATGGACACCCGTGTTACCTGCCTTTTCTATATGATGGACACTGGTTCCACAGCTGCACCAGTGTGGGGAGAGAGGACGGCCATCTCTGGTGCGCCACCACACACGACTACGGCAAAGACGAACGCTGGGGATTCTGTCCTGTTAAGA gTGCAGACTGTGAGACATTCTGGGACACAGACTCTCTGATGGATAACTGCTACCAGTTTAATTTCCAGGCCACACTCTCTTGGGAGGAGGCTCGCACCAGCTGCaaacagcagggggcagaactGCTGAGCATCACCAAGGTGGAGGAGCAGAGCTACATCAATG GTTTCCTTACTGGTTACAGCTCCACTCTGTGGTTGGGTCTGAATGATCTGGACCTCAACGGAGGCTGGCAGTGGTCCGACACTGCTCCTCTCAAATATCTCAACTGGGAGACAG aTCAGCCAAACCACGAGGATGAGCAGAATTGTGGTGTGATCCGTACCGAGAGCTCAGGGCGCTGGCAGAACAGAGACTGCTCCATGGCACTGCCTTACATATGCAAGAAACGGCCCAATGCCACCCTCGACCCGTTCACCACag ACTCCTGGACAGACGATGGGGGGTACCAGTGTGATATCGGCTGGCAGAATTTCCAGGCTGGCTGCTACCGACTGAACTCAGAAAAGCTGGACTGGAATTATGCCGAAAAAAACTGCCAGAAGATGGACGCCCACTTAGTCAGCATCCACACACTCCCGGAGCTGGAGTTTATTAATATGCACATGAAAAGAG ATGTAGAAGAGGTGTGGATCGGACTGCATGATACCATGATGCAGATGAATTTTGTGTGGACTGACCATACTCCTGTTATCTTCACCTACTGGCACCCATTTGAGCCCAACAACTTTCTGAACACACAGGAGGACTGTGTCATCATGTGGGGTCCT gAAGGCCGCTGGAATGATAACCCCTGCAATTCCTCTTTACCTTCCATCTGTAAAAAAACAGCTCAGAAGATAGATGGACCGATCCAAGACCACGGGTGCAGACAG GGATGGAAGTGGCACAATCCTGCATGTTTCTGGGTTGGAGAGGAGTCCGTAACTTTCAATAATGCTAGACGAGTGTGTGCTAGCTACAATGCAACATTAGCCGTCATCAACAACAG GTTCGAACAGGCGTTTGTGAACAGCTTGGTGTTTGGCCGTTCAGACGATCATTTCTGGCTGGGGCTGAATAATCAGAACAGCACTGGGCCTTTCCGCTGGCTCACCGGGGAGCAACTGACATACACCAACTGGAACAGAGATCagccag CTCCATTTAAAGGTGGATGTGTAGCCATGGCAACAGGCCATGCTACAGGCCTGTGGGAGGTGAAGGAGTGTGCAAGTGCACGCTCCAAGTACATCTGCAGACAGGACAAGGGCTCTTCATTTTCCCCAATTCCCCCTCAGCCCCAACCTACACCCCCTCTCACAGGGTCCTGCCCCCCTGATTGGAAGAGTTCCAGCACATTGCATTACTGCTACAAG gtcttTCATGCCGGTGACCTAGAGAAGAAGCTCACATGGATTCAGGCTCACATGTTCTGTCAGAGGCACGGTGCTGAACTAGTCAGCTTTGGCAGCCCAGATGAAGAAACCTTTGTGTTTCAGATCCTCCACGAGACTTTTgg agaggaagaggatcATGAACAACACTGGCTCTGGATAGGTATATCTCGCCGAATCAGTGACAGCTGGACATGGAGTGATGGAACAGCT GTGTCATATCAGAACTTTGGTAGGGGTCCGTATAGCTCGGCACTGTGTGGAGCTGCAAACGTGGCTGATATGAACTGGGTGAAGGCTGATTGCAATTCTGAACTAGACTGGCTCTGCAAAATACCTAAAg GGATAGCTGAGGTGGAGCCTGGGCCTTCTGAAg ACTCTGGTCTGGACTGGGTTGATTTCCAGGAAGCTCAGTATAAGCTGTTTGAGCATCGCACCACATGGGGGCAGGCCCAGAGGATCTGTTCATGGTTTGGCGCCTCACTCGTCTCCATACATTCTGCCAGTGAGAAACAGTTCCTGGCAAGCACTCTGcgcaag ATGTCAAGGATTGATAGTGATCTCTGGTGGATTGGACTACACACATTTGAGAACGATGGACGTTTCCGGTGGTCTGATCACTCTGTGCTCAACTACGTGTCCTGGGGACTTGGCCAACCACGTCCCCTCACTAGAGACCGCAAGTGTGTCCACATATCTGCATCTAAAG ggGAATGGGCAGATAAAAAGTGTCATTTAGATATGCCctatgtgtgtaagagagtaaATGTCACCGGCACACCTCCTcccactcctcctcctcctctcatcCCATCCGGTTGTCCTGATGCCTGGAGTCCATTCCTGCACAAg tGTTATAAGGTGTTTGGGAAAGAGGAGTCGAGGCGTGTCACATGGTCCGCTGCCCGCATGATGTGCCAGTCTCAAGGGGCAACACTAGCCACAGTGCCCACTCACATTGAGCAAG CATTCCTGGTGACTCTGATGCCCAACTCGAGTTTTCATCTGTGGTTGGGGCTTACGTCAGATTCCCAAGGACACTTTAAATGGGCGGAGCCTGGTCTTCTTAGCTATACAAACTGGGGCCCTGGGGAGCCAGTGACCAACGGTGGACAAAACAAAAGTCca ACTAATTGTGTGGTGCTACTCCATATTAGTCCTCACAGAACCACAGGAATGTGGGCATCTCGAGGATGTGAATCAGAGAAACATGGCTACATCTGCATGAAAAACAAAG ACCCTGCTATTCCCCCCGGTGTGGACCCTCTTCCCCCTGTTCCTGAGGGGCAGCTGGAGTTTAAGGGCAAACAGTACCGTTTGTTACAGGCACGGCTAGACTGGGAAGGGgctctacatgtgtgtgaatctgtTAATGGTAGTCTGGCCTCGGTACGAGACCCACAGCAGCAAGCATACCTCACACTCCTACTCAATGCCCTCCGCAAACCTGCCTGGATCGCACTACACAGTGATGGG GGCCGTGGTTACAAGTGGCTGGGAGAGGACGAAGTTACTTTCAGCAATTGGCGAGATAGAGAACCTAATCTGATGGCTGGGTGTGGTCACATGACCACCAATGGCCAATGGACTATGTCATCCTGTAATATAAAATTGGATGCAACCATCTGTGAGCTGAATACAG AGCGAGCAGTAGATCACAGGTGGATGTATCCGGGTCACTGCCTTCAGACAGTCGGAGACTGGGCCTGGGTTCCATTCAGAAACTCCTGTTACGCCTTTAACCTCAACCAGTTGCGGCTACAACACGATGCTGAGCACGCCTGCAAGAAAG tgcGAGCAGAGCTACTATCAGTGctggatgagaatgagaatGGTTTTGTTTGGGAACACATTCAGAGCTACCAGGAGCAGGCTCATGGTGCCTGGCTTGGCATGACCTTCAGTACCAAAG GAGGCAGTCTGCAGTGGCCGGACAGTTCGGTGGTGGAGTACACTAACTGGGAGCAGCAGGACGGGAATCTGAGCATGCTCTCTGCTAACAGCTGCTTCTGGGTGCAGAGTAACACAGGGCTCTGGAAGCCTGGATCCTGCAAGAACCGCACACACGGAGTCATCTGTAAACGGCCCCGAG GACTGGAGGCTTCTGTTGTAGCAG cTGATGTAGATCATCTACCTGCTCTCGTTCTCATTCTGCTGGCTCTCCTGGTACTGATTGCTCTGATAGTGGGCGGAGTTTATCTGTATCGTAGGAATAGCCCAGGCTCTTCCGGATCCTACGAGGGCGCTCGTTACAGTCGCACTAACCTCACCCCATCTGAAGAGGCAGAGAAAAATATCCTGGTGTCGGACATGGAGCTAAACGAGCAAGGGGAATAA